In Blastocatellia bacterium, the genomic window GAGGCGCTCGCGGACCTTAATGAAGAATCGCCGAAGGCCCGAACGCGCTAATCTTCGGTCCCAGCGACCGAGCCAAAATCGCACGCCCATTGGTGGTTCAACCAACGCGACGACATCGGGGAGCTGGTTGAGTAACCAGCAGGCAAGCGTCGTCCCTGATCGAGGAATGCCCGTGAGGACGATATCACGCTCAGACATGGTGCCCTTCCATTCCATCGGTCAGAAAGGGCTTCAGATACGCTGTGACGGTATGACGATCAAGGAAGAACTGCAAAAAGCCCTCCAGGCTCTGTCGAGCGATGGCGGAGAGGGGGAGATCGTGTTTCTTTGCCAGACGCATGCCGTTGGCGAATGCTGCCCGTAGCGTCTTCACGAGATTTTGCCGAAAGGACATACCACCCCCCTGCGGTCCCCCATGTTCGACGAACGTCGAAGCATCCACGAGCAGTTGGAATCCGGCCTTCCGCGCCCGGAGACAGTAATCGTCATCTTCGTAGAGTCCGTGCGCGAAGGACTCGTCCAAATACCCGATCTCTCGAATGAGATCGCCCGAGATGGCGAGACAGAACCCGATGAGCCGGGTGACAGGAATCACGCGTCGTCCGACGCGCCGTCTCAACTCGCGGGCGAACGCCTCGATGCGCTCCAGTTCCGCGGGCGAGAAATCCTTCAGACGCGGGAAGAGGCGCGTGTTTTGATACCCGCATACCCAGTTGGTTACCGGGCCGACCAGCCCGGCCCCACTCTCGTGGCGCAAAACGTCCAGCAACCCGTCCAGCGACCCCC contains:
- a CDS encoding glycosyltransferase family 2 protein, which produces MSAVTIVTSMYNAGPAVLEVIDRLFFPSLVRNGSADKQLILLDDASPLRKETLMLVGKYEAEFRRVFGDFQFLQNDHNRGFGGSYNRGMRRADGHHVILLNDDVYLPRGSLDGLLDVLRHESGAGLVGPVTNWVCGYQNTRLFPRLKDFSPAELERIEAFARELRRRVGRRVIPVTRLIGFCLAISGDLIREIGYLDESFAHGLYEDDDYCLRARKAGFQLLVDASTFVEHGGPQGGGMSFRQNLVKTLRAAFANGMRLAKKHDLPLSAIARQSLEGFLQFFLDRHTVTAYLKPFLTDGMEGHHV